Within the Selenomonadales bacterium genome, the region AAAGGAAATAATATATACCATAAACAAGATGTTATAAGTCGTTTTATTGTGATGACGTGATATATAATAATTGCCTGCTTAAAGGAGGAATACTATATGAATTGGGAATATGCACCGCTCTTAATTGTTTTAATGTTTGCAGTATTGGGAAATAATCCGAGTGTTTCGATCGCGGTAACGGCACTTTTACTGTTGAAGTTGGTCGGAGGAGATGCATTGTTTCCTTATATTGAAGCGCACGGACTTCATATCGGTATCACGATGATCACGATGGGAGTGCTTGTCCCGATCGCGACAGGTCGTATCGGAATGAAGGATATTGTTGCTCTTGTCGGCTCGGTAGAAGGCGTTGTTGCAATGCTCGTTGGGATATTCGTTGCGTATGCGGCGGCACAAGGTCTTCCTCTTATGCAGGATACGCCGCAGATCGTGACGGCACTTATTGTCGGTACGATCATTGGTGTGTGTTTCTTCCACGGACTTGCAGTCGGTCCGCTTATTGCCGCAGGACTTGTGGCAGTTCTTTTTCAATTGGGTAAGTTGTTCTCATAATATAGGATTATCGGAAGGGAATTTTGTAGCAGGGCTGTCAGACGATTGTTTTTTTTGTCGCCTGCTAGTATAATAGTAGAATAGGAGATTTATTGGAGGTTTTAAAAAATGTTTCATTTTAGCATGCCTGAATTGATTTTGATCTTGGTTATTGCGCTTGTTGTATTCGGTCCGGGCAAACTTCCTGAACTTGGCAAGTCGCTCGGTAAGAGCCTGCAGGAGTTCAAACGTGCGGCGAATAAGGAAGCAGAGCCTATTAAACAAGATTATATAGATGTTAAAGCAGAAGTAAAAGAAACGATCGATTCGGTGAATAAGGAAAGCGAGGGAAAGTAGATGGCAGAAACTCCATCTAATCTTCCGTCGGAGCAAGAAGATCACGATGAGGAGATGGCGGCTGTCGATCATCTGGAGGAACTTCGTCGTCGATTGATCATATCGATCGTAACGGTGATGATCGCAAGCGGATGTTGCTATTTTTATGCAGAAGAGATGGTCGGTTTTTTGACGAAAGAAGCCGGTAAACTTTATTATATGAATCCTGCCGAAGCGTTTTTCACGTATTTGAAAGTATCTGTATGTGCAGGATTTTTAATCAGTATTCCTGTTTTGATGCACCAATTTTGGGCATTCGTTGTGCCTGCATTGACGAATAGGGAGAAAAAAACGTTTGATATCATTGTGCCTGCATCGGTA harbors:
- a CDS encoding DUF441 domain-containing protein: MNWEYAPLLIVLMFAVLGNNPSVSIAVTALLLLKLVGGDALFPYIEAHGLHIGITMITMGVLVPIATGRIGMKDIVALVGSVEGVVAMLVGIFVAYAAAQGLPLMQDTPQIVTALIVGTIIGVCFFHGLAVGPLIAAGLVAVLFQLGKLFS
- a CDS encoding twin-arginine translocase TatA/TatE family subunit: MFHFSMPELILILVIALVVFGPGKLPELGKSLGKSLQEFKRAANKEAEPIKQDYIDVKAEVKETIDSVNKESEGK